The following are from one region of the Canis lupus baileyi chromosome 25, mCanLup2.hap1, whole genome shotgun sequence genome:
- the BICD1 gene encoding protein bicaudal D homolog 1 isoform X9: MAAEEVLQTVDHYKTEIERLTKELTETTHEKIQAAEYGLVVLEEKLTLKQQYDELEAEYDSLKQELEQLKESLGIWLLLKTG; encoded by the exons ATGGCCGCAGAAGAGGTGCTGCAGACCGTGGACCATTACAAGACTGAGATAGAGCGGCTGACCAAGGAGCTCACGGAGACGACCCACGAGAAGATCCAGGCTGCCGAGTACGGGCTGGTGGTCCTGGAGGAGAAGCTGACCCTCAAACAGCAGTATGACGAGCTGGAGGCGGAGTACGACAGCCTCAAACAGGAGCTGGAGCAGCTCAAGGAG TCTTTAGGTATTTGGCTTCTCTTAAAGACTGGGTAa
- the BICD1 gene encoding protein bicaudal D homolog 1 isoform X8 translates to MAAEEVLQTVDHYKTEIERLTKELTETTHEKIQAAEYGLVVLEEKLTLKQQYDELEAEYDSLKQELEQLKELFLSSGCLRKTTLLGDPAALILPRSEAEPCPSHLRSP, encoded by the exons ATGGCCGCAGAAGAGGTGCTGCAGACCGTGGACCATTACAAGACTGAGATAGAGCGGCTGACCAAGGAGCTCACGGAGACGACCCACGAGAAGATCCAGGCTGCCGAGTACGGGCTGGTGGTCCTGGAGGAGAAGCTGACCCTCAAACAGCAGTATGACGAGCTGGAGGCGGAGTACGACAGCCTCAAACAGGAGCTGGAGCAGCTCAAGGAG TTATTCTTGTCATCTGGCTGCCTGAGAAAAACAACTCTGCTGGGTGATCCCGCTGCCTTGATTTTACCTCGGAGTGAGGCAGAGCCATGCCCAAGTCATCTAAGGTCACCCTGA
- the BICD1 gene encoding protein bicaudal D homolog 1 isoform X7, giving the protein MAAEEVLQTVDHYKTEIERLTKELTETTHEKIQAAEYGLVVLEEKLTLKQQYDELEAEYDSLKQELEQLKEDVGSVAPQPSEGNHPSMRGGTVIRRTLRQSHLTKSGPSPFSLALVILVIWLPEKNNSAG; this is encoded by the exons ATGGCCGCAGAAGAGGTGCTGCAGACCGTGGACCATTACAAGACTGAGATAGAGCGGCTGACCAAGGAGCTCACGGAGACGACCCACGAGAAGATCCAGGCTGCCGAGTACGGGCTGGTGGTCCTGGAGGAGAAGCTGACCCTCAAACAGCAGTATGACGAGCTGGAGGCGGAGTACGACAGCCTCAAACAGGAGCTGGAGCAGCTCAAGGAG GATGTGGGATCTGTGGCACCTCAGCCCTCTGAAGGCAACCACCCCTCGATGCGAGGGGGAACTGTTATTAGAAGAACTCTCCGCCAATCCCATTTGACAAAGTCTGGGCCATCTCCATTCTCTTTGGCTTTAGTTATTCTTGTCATCTGGCTGCCTGAGAAAAACAACTCTGCTGGGTGA
- the BICD1 gene encoding protein bicaudal D homolog 1 isoform X10 — MAAEEVLQTVDHYKTEIERLTKELTETTHEKIQAAEYGLVVLEEKLTLKQQYDELEAEYDSLKQELEQLKEGPATIP, encoded by the exons ATGGCCGCAGAAGAGGTGCTGCAGACCGTGGACCATTACAAGACTGAGATAGAGCGGCTGACCAAGGAGCTCACGGAGACGACCCACGAGAAGATCCAGGCTGCCGAGTACGGGCTGGTGGTCCTGGAGGAGAAGCTGACCCTCAAACAGCAGTATGACGAGCTGGAGGCGGAGTACGACAGCCTCAAACAGGAGCTGGAGCAGCTCAAGGAG GGGCCAGCGACTATCCCATAA